In one Acetomicrobium sp. S15 = DSM 107314 genomic region, the following are encoded:
- a CDS encoding acyl-CoA mutase large subunit family protein codes for MFKDNELKRIAEARAQYDEVIKKTIARHPERKGTFTTISGIPVDRAYTPEHIKDMDYLRDLNFPGEYPFTRGVQPTLYRGRLWTMRQYAGFGTAEESNKRYRYLLEQGQTGLSVAFDLPTQIGYDSDFPLAQGEVGKVGVAIDSLEDMEHLFEGIPLDKVSTSMTINAPAAILLAMYIAVGEKQGVSAEQLSGTIQNDILKEYIARGTYIFPPAPSMRLVVDTFAFCSEYVPKWNTISISGYHIREAGSTAVQEVAFTLADGIAYVDAAVKAGLDPNVFGERLSFFFNSHNDFLEEVAKFRAARRLWAKIMKDRFGVSNERAQMLRFHTQTAGCTLTAQQPENNIVRVALQAMAAVLGGTQSLHTNSFDEALALPTERSVRIALRTQQIIGYESGVTNTVDPLAGSYYIEWLTNEIERQAQEYIKKIDDLGGMVVAIEKGYVQQQIQDAAYSYQRAVEEGEQIVVGVNKFQIAEEGERPEILRVDPKVAEEQIKRLKALRARRDNLRVKETLELLREAARDSSMNLVPRILDAVKAYATEGEICGVLREEFGEYRENVVL; via the coding sequence TTGTTTAAAGATAACGAGTTAAAGCGCATTGCAGAGGCGAGAGCGCAATATGATGAAGTCATTAAAAAAACCATCGCTCGACATCCCGAAAGAAAAGGAACCTTTACCACGATAAGCGGCATTCCAGTAGATAGGGCATATACGCCCGAACACATCAAAGATATGGATTATCTGAGGGACCTGAACTTTCCCGGAGAATACCCGTTTACTAGGGGGGTCCAACCTACTCTATACCGCGGTCGGCTTTGGACGATGCGCCAATATGCGGGGTTTGGGACCGCCGAGGAATCAAACAAACGTTATCGCTACCTCTTGGAACAAGGACAAACGGGCCTTTCCGTGGCCTTTGACCTGCCGACTCAGATCGGATATGATTCAGACTTCCCGTTAGCCCAAGGAGAAGTGGGCAAAGTGGGCGTTGCCATAGATAGCCTGGAGGATATGGAACACCTCTTCGAAGGCATACCTTTGGATAAAGTCTCTACCTCTATGACTATAAATGCCCCTGCGGCAATACTCCTGGCGATGTATATAGCTGTAGGTGAAAAGCAAGGGGTTTCGGCAGAGCAGCTCTCGGGGACAATTCAAAATGATATACTGAAAGAGTATATTGCAAGGGGCACTTACATATTCCCGCCTGCACCATCCATGCGCCTTGTCGTGGATACCTTTGCGTTTTGTAGCGAATACGTGCCGAAGTGGAATACCATTTCCATCTCTGGTTATCATATCCGTGAAGCTGGCTCCACTGCCGTTCAAGAGGTAGCCTTTACTTTGGCTGATGGTATAGCCTATGTAGATGCGGCCGTAAAGGCAGGCCTCGATCCTAACGTCTTCGGTGAGCGTCTGTCGTTTTTCTTCAACTCTCATAACGACTTTTTAGAAGAGGTAGCCAAGTTCCGTGCGGCCCGCCGTCTGTGGGCGAAGATCATGAAAGACCGCTTTGGAGTTAGCAATGAGCGCGCTCAAATGCTCCGTTTCCATACGCAAACGGCAGGTTGCACTCTGACGGCTCAACAGCCTGAAAACAACATAGTGCGCGTGGCTCTCCAGGCCATGGCAGCTGTGCTCGGCGGCACTCAATCGCTTCACACCAACAGTTTCGATGAGGCGCTGGCCTTGCCTACGGAAAGGAGCGTCCGCATAGCCCTCAGGACTCAACAGATAATTGGCTATGAGTCAGGAGTTACCAACACTGTCGATCCTTTAGCAGGAAGCTATTATATAGAGTGGCTCACGAATGAGATAGAGCGTCAAGCCCAAGAATATATCAAGAAGATCGACGACTTGGGCGGCATGGTAGTGGCTATAGAGAAGGGCTACGTGCAGCAGCAAATCCAGGATGCCGCATATTCTTACCAGAGGGCTGTGGAAGAAGGCGAACAAATAGTTGTGGGGGTCAACAAATTCCAGATTGCCGAGGAGGGCGAGCGTCCCGAGATCCTCAGGGTCGATCCTAAAGTTGCAGAAGAGCAGATAAAAAGACTTAAGGCTCTCCGCGCAAGGCGCGATAACCTGCGCGTCAAGGAGACTCTCGAGCTGCTTCGAGAGGCCGCGAGGGACAGCTCCATGAATCTTGTGCCTCGGATATTAGACGCTGTTAAGGCCTATGCCACTGAAGGTGAAATATGTGGCGTCCTTCGCGAAGAGTTCGGCGAATATCGCGAGAACGTCGTCTTGTGA
- a CDS encoding iron-containing alcohol dehydrogenase — MLRKTEFRMPGTLLQGPGCLEDLGREVGKLGCKKALIVSDEIMKKVGYVQRVETLLKGAEIDYVVFTDVPGEPKDTYVEAGLKIYREEKCDFLLAIGGGSPIDTAKAIGILHTNGGSITDYMGAEKVKKPIPPLVAIPTTAGTGSEVTRFTIITDTKNDVKMLINSSFIIPTVAIADPTLTLSVPPKTTAATGLDAFCHAVEAYVSKKEQPTTDLLALEAIRLISQNLRRAWCNGEDLEARSNMMRAATLAGIAFNNSSVTLIHGMSRPIGAVFHVAHGVSNALLLSVWAEFTYIAKPEKFAKVAEAMGENIEGLSVLDAAWEAVEAISRLCEDVEIPSIKEMGISKEDYERALPKMAHDAIASGSPANNPRSATEEQIIELYRKVY, encoded by the coding sequence ATGTTGCGCAAGACTGAATTTCGTATGCCGGGGACATTACTGCAAGGTCCTGGTTGCCTTGAGGATTTGGGCAGGGAAGTCGGAAAGCTCGGTTGCAAAAAAGCGCTGATCGTCTCTGATGAAATTATGAAAAAGGTTGGGTATGTGCAAAGGGTAGAAACGCTCTTAAAAGGCGCAGAAATTGATTATGTTGTTTTTACGGACGTACCAGGCGAACCTAAGGATACTTATGTTGAGGCTGGCCTAAAGATCTATCGAGAAGAGAAGTGTGATTTTCTTTTAGCCATAGGAGGCGGGAGCCCTATAGATACGGCTAAGGCTATAGGCATATTGCACACGAATGGTGGAAGCATTACGGACTACATGGGTGCGGAGAAGGTGAAAAAACCCATCCCCCCACTTGTGGCCATTCCTACCACTGCGGGTACGGGGTCAGAAGTGACCCGATTCACTATTATCACCGATACTAAGAATGATGTTAAGATGCTCATTAACTCTTCTTTTATTATTCCTACCGTGGCAATTGCTGACCCTACATTGACCCTCAGTGTTCCGCCCAAGACGACGGCAGCTACAGGCTTGGATGCCTTTTGTCACGCAGTAGAAGCTTATGTTTCAAAGAAAGAACAACCCACTACCGACCTGCTCGCCTTAGAGGCCATTCGTCTTATCTCTCAAAACCTTCGTAGGGCATGGTGTAACGGCGAAGATTTGGAAGCGCGTTCAAATATGATGCGCGCTGCCACATTGGCTGGCATAGCTTTTAATAATTCCTCTGTAACGCTTATACATGGCATGTCGCGTCCTATAGGCGCAGTATTTCATGTCGCTCATGGCGTATCTAACGCACTGCTATTATCTGTGTGGGCCGAGTTTACTTACATTGCAAAGCCGGAAAAGTTCGCCAAAGTGGCAGAAGCCATGGGGGAGAACATAGAAGGGCTTAGCGTGCTCGATGCGGCTTGGGAAGCCGTAGAGGCTATAAGCAGGCTATGCGAGGACGTTGAAATTCCTTCGATTAAGGAGATGGGTATATCTAAAGAAGATTACGAAAGAGCGCTCCCTAAGATGGCTCACGATGCAATAGCAAGCGGCAGCCCTGCCAATAATCCGCGCTCTGCTACGGAGGAACAGATCATTGAACTATATCGCAAGGTGTACTGA
- a CDS encoding aldehyde ferredoxin oxidoreductase family protein: MASAKILEVNLSSGSIGVRELPTELQMKHLGGSGLAAKLLYDEKTYKADPLGPDNTLVFMNGLLTGTPIPCACKTSVCAKSPLTGIWGEATMGGFFGAELKKTGYDGIVIRGTAKAPLYLLLEDDRVELKDASDLWGLDVYETCDQLCKRHGDKCQVACIGPAGERKVLISGVMTGGHQTRAAGRTGMGAVMGSKQLKAVVVRGTLQVPIKEREKLSASIREFTPIVRTNAKGLTDFGTAGGLMGVEANGDLSIRNWSLGSWEEGAAKTCGQKIAETVFVSHYGCFACPIRCGKDVRVEIGPHAGTVCHGPEYETCDGFGANLLNEDLNVICAANDLCNRLGLDTISTAGVIGWAMECYENGLITKEDTGGMEIRWGDGEVILKLVELIGHDEGFGAFLSQGVRRASSQLGGLAKEFAVETKGLEYAYHDPRAFTSMAVNYATANRGACHLEALGYFAEQGVFALSALGFDKPFERHGVENKAEIAYLMQNFMEIFNDLGLCKFLIRAKDAAGPDAIAGWITSVTGWGISGDDLMKAGERNFNLKRMYSYMLGITRKDDVLPPRLGVHDKKTGAAAGSIPHLGRMLVDYYALREWTAEGVPSQGKLEELGLLE, from the coding sequence ATGGCCTCTGCTAAGATTTTAGAAGTAAATCTAAGTTCAGGTTCTATAGGCGTGAGAGAGCTACCGACAGAGCTTCAGATGAAACATCTGGGGGGCTCAGGTTTAGCCGCAAAACTTTTATACGATGAAAAAACATACAAGGCCGATCCTCTTGGACCAGACAACACGTTAGTCTTCATGAATGGCCTTCTTACAGGTACACCTATCCCATGTGCCTGTAAGACTTCTGTATGCGCCAAATCGCCCTTGACCGGTATATGGGGTGAGGCTACCATGGGCGGTTTCTTCGGCGCTGAGCTAAAAAAGACGGGCTACGACGGCATTGTCATTCGTGGCACCGCCAAAGCGCCGCTCTATCTGCTTTTGGAAGATGACAGAGTTGAGCTAAAGGATGCTTCTGATCTCTGGGGGCTCGATGTTTATGAAACGTGCGATCAGTTATGCAAAAGGCACGGAGATAAATGCCAAGTAGCGTGCATCGGCCCCGCCGGAGAAAGAAAGGTCCTCATCTCCGGCGTTATGACCGGGGGACATCAAACGCGAGCAGCCGGTCGGACTGGTATGGGAGCGGTAATGGGATCTAAGCAATTAAAGGCTGTCGTAGTGAGAGGGACTCTGCAGGTTCCCATAAAGGAGCGTGAAAAACTTTCCGCTTCGATACGCGAGTTTACGCCTATCGTGAGAACAAACGCCAAAGGTCTTACAGATTTCGGCACCGCCGGAGGGTTAATGGGTGTGGAGGCAAACGGAGACCTTTCTATCCGCAACTGGTCGCTGGGCTCTTGGGAAGAAGGGGCAGCTAAGACTTGCGGTCAGAAGATAGCTGAAACGGTCTTCGTTTCACACTATGGCTGTTTTGCTTGTCCCATCCGTTGCGGCAAGGACGTGCGTGTAGAAATAGGGCCTCACGCCGGCACAGTTTGCCACGGCCCCGAATACGAAACCTGCGACGGCTTCGGTGCCAATCTTTTGAACGAAGATCTAAACGTTATATGCGCCGCAAACGACCTGTGCAACCGCTTGGGATTGGACACGATCTCTACGGCTGGCGTGATAGGATGGGCCATGGAATGTTACGAAAATGGGCTCATTACCAAAGAAGATACCGGTGGGATGGAGATCCGCTGGGGTGACGGCGAGGTTATTTTGAAGCTGGTGGAATTGATAGGCCACGATGAAGGCTTTGGAGCCTTTTTATCCCAAGGGGTAAGGCGTGCCTCGAGTCAACTCGGCGGCCTTGCTAAGGAGTTTGCCGTGGAAACTAAAGGCCTGGAATATGCTTATCATGATCCAAGGGCATTTACCTCTATGGCCGTAAATTATGCCACGGCCAACAGGGGTGCCTGTCACCTTGAGGCCCTCGGTTACTTTGCTGAGCAAGGGGTATTTGCGCTTTCTGCTTTGGGGTTCGATAAGCCATTTGAGCGCCACGGTGTCGAAAACAAAGCTGAAATTGCCTATCTTATGCAGAATTTCATGGAAATTTTCAACGATCTTGGGTTGTGCAAATTTCTCATTCGTGCTAAGGATGCGGCTGGGCCAGATGCGATAGCTGGTTGGATAACTTCGGTTACGGGGTGGGGGATATCCGGTGATGATCTCATGAAAGCCGGGGAGCGCAATTTCAATCTAAAGAGGATGTACAGTTATATGTTAGGCATAACGCGCAAAGACGACGTACTTCCTCCAAGGCTGGGGGTTCACGACAAAAAGACCGGAGCGGCAGCTGGCAGCATACCACACCTCGGCCGAATGCTTGTAGATTATTATGCCTTACGTGAGTGGACTGCCGAGGGCGTGCCATCGCAGGGCAAGCTTGAAGAGTTGGGATTGTTGGAGTAG
- a CDS encoding cobalamin B12-binding domain-containing protein, whose protein sequence is MEGRKIRVIIAKPGLDGHDRGAKVVARALRDAGMEVIYTGLRQSPEQIVETAIQEDADAIGLSILSGAHEYYFRRVIELLKEKNAADIIVFGGGVIPEEDIPILLNMGVKAVFGPGTSTKDIIEWLKGAVESRRFAEV, encoded by the coding sequence ATGGAAGGCCGCAAGATAAGGGTTATAATAGCGAAGCCAGGTTTGGACGGACACGACAGAGGAGCTAAGGTGGTGGCTCGTGCGCTGCGCGATGCTGGCATGGAGGTCATCTACACGGGCTTGAGACAATCGCCCGAGCAGATCGTTGAAACCGCCATACAAGAGGACGCCGACGCCATCGGGCTCTCGATCCTCTCTGGTGCTCATGAGTACTATTTTAGAAGAGTGATCGAGTTGTTAAAAGAAAAGAACGCAGCCGATATCATCGTTTTTGGTGGTGGCGTTATCCCAGAAGAGGATATACCAATTCTGCTTAATATGGGCGTCAAGGCAGTGTTCGGCCCTGGAACATCCACCAAGGATATTATAGAATGGCTAAAGGGAGCTGTAGAGTCAAGGCGCTTTGCCGAGGTGTAA